The following proteins are co-located in the Primulina tabacum isolate GXHZ01 chromosome 11, ASM2559414v2, whole genome shotgun sequence genome:
- the LOC142519315 gene encoding ASI1-immunoprecipitated protein 3-like isoform X4, whose amino-acid sequence MRAAIHLNPTRWVRRRRSTVSDIDDDEGEASPPSRRGGNRQMRKRVPVPEDNCGGNDARDLRLIELKKKKKNRRDRAEPDPEPEPEPEPEPEPEPEDSESENDDLARSIGEVIRVSGTGKEKRNHYKSFEYDGFRYHLEDPVLLVPEKKNQKPRVAIVKDIYQTFDGAIMVATQRLYRPEEAEKDGGGYWPSLNTREVFYSFHRTEIPAESVMHKCVVHFISSDKQIPTRKELPGFVLQKVISSLLLSASTG is encoded by the exons ATGCGAGCCGCAATCCACTTGAACCCTACAAGATGGGTGCGTCGTCGCCGCTCTACGGTGTCAGATATCGATGACGACGAGGGCGAAGCGTCGCCGCCCTCTCGCCGTGGTGGAAACCGACAGATGCGTAAAAGAGTACCCGTACCTGAAGACAACTGTGGGGGAAATGATGCAAGGGACTTAAGATTGATCGAgttaaagaagaagaagaaaaatagGAGGGATAGAGCCGAGCCCGATCCTGAGCCCGAGCCCGAGCCCGAGCCCGAGCCCGAGCCTGAGCCTGAGGACTCCGAGAGTGAAAACGATGACCTGGCGCGGTCCATTGGTGAGGTGATTAGGGTTTCGGGGACAGGGAAGGAGAAGAGGAATCATTACAAGTCGTTTGAGTACGATGGCTTCCGGTATCATCTC gAAGATCCTGTTCTTCTAGTTCCTGAGAAAAAGAATCAGAAGCCTCGTGTGGCCATAGTTAAG GACATATATCAGACATTCGATGGAGCTATAATGGTAGCAACACAGAGATTATATCGTCCAGAGGAGGCAGAAAAAGACGGAGGTGGATATTGGCCATCACTTAATACGAGGGAGGTGTTCTATAGTTTCCACAGAACTGAAATACCTGCAGAATCTGTGATGCACAAATGTGTGGTGCACTTCATATCTTCAGATAAACAGATTCCCACTCGCAAAGAGTTACCGGGATTCGTTTTGCAAAAG GTAATTTCATCGTTACTTCTATCAGCATCCACGGGATAA
- the LOC142519315 gene encoding ASI1-immunoprecipitated protein 3-like isoform X2: MRAAIHLNPTRWVRRRRSTVSDIDDDEGEASPPSRRGGNRQMRKRVPVPEDNCGGNDARDLRLIELKKKKKNRRDRAEPDPEPEPEPEPEPEPEPEDSESENDDLARSIGEVIRVSGTGKEKRNHYKSFEYDGFRYHLEDPVLLVPEKKNQKPRVAIVKDIYQTFDGAIMVATQRLYRPEEAEKDGGGYWPSLNTREVFYSFHRTEIPAESVMHKCVVHFISSDKQIPTRKELPGFVLQKVYVTESRMVYKLTNQNHEIYSKFLEGD; this comes from the exons ATGCGAGCCGCAATCCACTTGAACCCTACAAGATGGGTGCGTCGTCGCCGCTCTACGGTGTCAGATATCGATGACGACGAGGGCGAAGCGTCGCCGCCCTCTCGCCGTGGTGGAAACCGACAGATGCGTAAAAGAGTACCCGTACCTGAAGACAACTGTGGGGGAAATGATGCAAGGGACTTAAGATTGATCGAgttaaagaagaagaagaaaaatagGAGGGATAGAGCCGAGCCCGATCCTGAGCCCGAGCCCGAGCCCGAGCCCGAGCCCGAGCCTGAGCCTGAGGACTCCGAGAGTGAAAACGATGACCTGGCGCGGTCCATTGGTGAGGTGATTAGGGTTTCGGGGACAGGGAAGGAGAAGAGGAATCATTACAAGTCGTTTGAGTACGATGGCTTCCGGTATCATCTC gAAGATCCTGTTCTTCTAGTTCCTGAGAAAAAGAATCAGAAGCCTCGTGTGGCCATAGTTAAG GACATATATCAGACATTCGATGGAGCTATAATGGTAGCAACACAGAGATTATATCGTCCAGAGGAGGCAGAAAAAGACGGAGGTGGATATTGGCCATCACTTAATACGAGGGAGGTGTTCTATAGTTTCCACAGAACTGAAATACCTGCAGAATCTGTGATGCACAAATGTGTGGTGCACTTCATATCTTCAGATAAACAGATTCCCACTCGCAAAGAGTTACCGGGATTCGTTTTGCAAAAGGTATATGTTACTGAAAGCCGAATGGTCTATAAACTTACAAATCAAAATCATGAAATTTATTCAAAGTTTTTGGAGGGAGACTGA
- the LOC142519315 gene encoding ASI1-immunoprecipitated protein 3-like isoform X3: MRAAIHLNPTRWVRRRRSTVSDIDDDEGEASPPSRRGGNRQMRKRVPVPEDNCGGNDARDLRLIELKKKKKNRRDRAEPDPEPEPEPEPEPEPEPEDSESENDDLARSIGEVIRVSGTGKEKRNHYKSFEYDGFRYHLEDPVLLVPEKKNQKPRVAIVKDIYQTFDGAIMVATQRLYRPEEAEKDGGGYWPSLNTREVFYSFHRTEIPAESVMHKCVVHFISSDKQIPTRKELPGFVLQKDLMILWETLTIEWIE; this comes from the exons ATGCGAGCCGCAATCCACTTGAACCCTACAAGATGGGTGCGTCGTCGCCGCTCTACGGTGTCAGATATCGATGACGACGAGGGCGAAGCGTCGCCGCCCTCTCGCCGTGGTGGAAACCGACAGATGCGTAAAAGAGTACCCGTACCTGAAGACAACTGTGGGGGAAATGATGCAAGGGACTTAAGATTGATCGAgttaaagaagaagaagaaaaatagGAGGGATAGAGCCGAGCCCGATCCTGAGCCCGAGCCCGAGCCCGAGCCCGAGCCCGAGCCTGAGCCTGAGGACTCCGAGAGTGAAAACGATGACCTGGCGCGGTCCATTGGTGAGGTGATTAGGGTTTCGGGGACAGGGAAGGAGAAGAGGAATCATTACAAGTCGTTTGAGTACGATGGCTTCCGGTATCATCTC gAAGATCCTGTTCTTCTAGTTCCTGAGAAAAAGAATCAGAAGCCTCGTGTGGCCATAGTTAAG GACATATATCAGACATTCGATGGAGCTATAATGGTAGCAACACAGAGATTATATCGTCCAGAGGAGGCAGAAAAAGACGGAGGTGGATATTGGCCATCACTTAATACGAGGGAGGTGTTCTATAGTTTCCACAGAACTGAAATACCTGCAGAATCTGTGATGCACAAATGTGTGGTGCACTTCATATCTTCAGATAAACAGATTCCCACTCGCAAAGAGTTACCGGGATTCGTTTTGCAAAAG
- the LOC142519315 gene encoding ASI1-immunoprecipitated protein 3-like isoform X6: MRAAIHLNPTRWVRRRRSTVSDIDDDEGEASPPSRRGGNRQMRKRVPVPEDNCGGNDARDLRLIELKKKKKNRRDRAEPDPEPEPEPEPEPEPEPEDSESENDDLARSIGEVIRVSGTGKEKRNHYKSFEYDGFRYHLEDPVLLVPEKKNQKPRVAIVKDIYQTFDGAIMVATQRLYRPEEAEKDGGGYWPSLNTREVFYSFHRTEIPAESVMHKCVVHFISSDKQIPTRKELPGFVLQKVR, translated from the exons ATGCGAGCCGCAATCCACTTGAACCCTACAAGATGGGTGCGTCGTCGCCGCTCTACGGTGTCAGATATCGATGACGACGAGGGCGAAGCGTCGCCGCCCTCTCGCCGTGGTGGAAACCGACAGATGCGTAAAAGAGTACCCGTACCTGAAGACAACTGTGGGGGAAATGATGCAAGGGACTTAAGATTGATCGAgttaaagaagaagaagaaaaatagGAGGGATAGAGCCGAGCCCGATCCTGAGCCCGAGCCCGAGCCCGAGCCCGAGCCCGAGCCTGAGCCTGAGGACTCCGAGAGTGAAAACGATGACCTGGCGCGGTCCATTGGTGAGGTGATTAGGGTTTCGGGGACAGGGAAGGAGAAGAGGAATCATTACAAGTCGTTTGAGTACGATGGCTTCCGGTATCATCTC gAAGATCCTGTTCTTCTAGTTCCTGAGAAAAAGAATCAGAAGCCTCGTGTGGCCATAGTTAAG GACATATATCAGACATTCGATGGAGCTATAATGGTAGCAACACAGAGATTATATCGTCCAGAGGAGGCAGAAAAAGACGGAGGTGGATATTGGCCATCACTTAATACGAGGGAGGTGTTCTATAGTTTCCACAGAACTGAAATACCTGCAGAATCTGTGATGCACAAATGTGTGGTGCACTTCATATCTTCAGATAAACAGATTCCCACTCGCAAAGAGTTACCGGGATTCGTTTTGCAAAAG